The proteins below are encoded in one region of Maribacter aestuarii:
- a CDS encoding SRPBCC family protein yields MKNTDPIIVTQLLKAPIKTVWKAITELEQMRQWYFPNIPDFRLEVSFETRFLVQNEGRDFTHIWKIKEVIPHKLIGYSWNFEEYSGEGYSTFELTEKSDVTELTLKSYVIEAFPADLPEFKRESGQAGWEYLIQKSLPDYLAKQNG; encoded by the coding sequence ATGAAAAATACAGACCCGATAATCGTTACGCAACTTTTAAAAGCACCTATCAAAACTGTATGGAAAGCTATTACAGAATTGGAACAAATGCGACAATGGTATTTTCCAAATATTCCCGATTTTAGACTAGAAGTCAGTTTCGAAACACGGTTTCTTGTTCAAAATGAGGGAAGAGATTTTACCCACATCTGGAAAATCAAAGAAGTTATACCCCATAAATTGATTGGCTATAGCTGGAATTTTGAAGAATACTCAGGAGAGGGCTATTCTACTTTTGAATTGACGGAGAAAAGCGATGTGACGGAACTTACCCTTAAAAGTTATGTAATTGAAGCGTTTCCCGCGGATCTTCCAGAATTTAAAAGGGAAAGTGGTCAGGCCGGATGGGAATATTTGATACAAAAAAGTCTACCGGACTATCTTGCCAAACAAAATGGGTAA
- a CDS encoding Zn-dependent hydrolase, whose protein sequence is MKFLSFALFLVVFSTNSLLLQSQVKVDQNRLEKRIMDLAKFGLQENGETERVAFSDADVAAQQWVISQLKGMGLATTVDYAGNVIAKRFGSDKNAAPISFGSHIDRVPNGGNYDGCVGSMAALEVIETLNENDIVTKHPLEVIIFSNEEGGVMGSRAIAGHLGKEALAIKNSSGYTMGEGIIRLGGDTTKITEVARKEGDIAAFLELHIEQGGTLEKENIDIGIVEGIVGLKWWDVEFNGFANHAGTTPMNARKDALLAASRFIIAVNEVANSFEGAQVATVGRIQAAPGAPNVIPGKVITSLEIRDLSSEVIEKVYSAIKERGNAIAKESDVKITFAPLDTTADPAIMNDLIQQEIAETSKKLGLSFKYMPSGAGHDAQDMALIAPTGMIFVPSKSGISHSPKEFTSAEDMANGANVLLHTILSLDKNLN, encoded by the coding sequence ATGAAATTTTTATCCTTCGCCCTTTTTCTAGTTGTATTTTCAACAAACTCTTTACTACTTCAGTCCCAGGTTAAAGTCGATCAGAATCGACTGGAAAAGCGAATTATGGATTTAGCAAAATTCGGACTTCAGGAGAATGGAGAAACCGAACGTGTTGCTTTCAGTGATGCCGATGTGGCCGCGCAACAATGGGTGATTTCGCAACTAAAGGGCATGGGCCTCGCCACGACTGTAGATTACGCGGGCAATGTAATAGCCAAGCGCTTCGGAAGCGATAAAAATGCAGCCCCCATTTCTTTTGGCTCCCATATTGACCGTGTCCCCAACGGTGGAAATTATGATGGCTGTGTAGGTTCCATGGCCGCATTGGAAGTCATTGAGACCCTAAATGAGAATGATATCGTTACGAAACATCCCTTGGAAGTCATCATTTTCTCCAACGAGGAAGGGGGCGTAATGGGGAGCAGGGCCATCGCCGGACATTTAGGAAAGGAGGCCTTAGCGATTAAAAATTCTAGTGGGTACACTATGGGCGAAGGTATCATACGCTTAGGTGGGGATACTACCAAGATTACCGAAGTGGCCCGCAAAGAAGGAGACATTGCAGCTTTTCTGGAACTTCATATTGAACAAGGCGGAACCTTGGAAAAGGAAAATATAGACATCGGCATCGTAGAAGGTATCGTTGGCCTTAAATGGTGGGACGTAGAATTTAACGGTTTTGCGAACCATGCGGGCACCACCCCTATGAATGCTAGAAAGGATGCGCTTTTAGCCGCTTCTAGATTTATTATCGCAGTAAATGAAGTCGCCAATAGTTTTGAGGGTGCGCAAGTGGCTACAGTTGGTCGTATTCAGGCAGCGCCTGGAGCACCTAATGTGATACCAGGAAAAGTAATCACTAGTTTAGAGATACGGGATTTATCCTCAGAGGTTATCGAAAAAGTATACTCGGCAATTAAAGAACGGGGCAATGCTATCGCCAAGGAATCCGATGTCAAAATCACCTTCGCCCCTCTGGATACCACGGCAGATCCCGCCATTATGAACGACTTGATTCAGCAAGAAATAGCGGAAACCTCAAAAAAACTAGGATTGAGTTTTAAATATATGCCTAGTGGTGCCGGTCATGATGCCCAGGACATGGCCTTGATTGCACCCACAGGAATGATATTTGTCCCCAGCAAAAGTGGCATAAGCCATTCCCCAAAAGAATTCACATCGGCTGAAGATATGGCGAACGGAGCCAATGTCTTATTGCACACCATACTGTCTTTAGATAAAAATCTTAACTAA
- a CDS encoding NAD(P)-dependent oxidoreductase, with protein MAYTVLLLETIAEEAMQLLEDAKDISVRTGYDEQTLQSQLNAHEIDAIITRGKGQVRSSLMAKIPYLKVISRCGVGLDNIDVTEASQRGIKVVNAPNSNANTIAEHTISLLLLLQRNLYNAITMVKEGRWQERGTYVGDEVHGKTLGILGLGNIGKKVAKIADALGMNVIYWSAQKENVPYPFESLDTVLRTSDCISLHLPLTPETENLINTEALAKMKSTALLINTARGKIIDQKALNDALSNKKLGGFAADVLATEPPEENESLIKHPSTYITAHVGSLTATTYTQMCVMTVENTLNILRGEQPNGNCIFNRDQLTQNY; from the coding sequence ATGGCCTATACCGTTCTGCTCTTAGAGACAATTGCCGAAGAAGCCATGCAACTTTTAGAGGATGCCAAGGACATTAGCGTCCGTACCGGTTATGATGAACAAACGCTTCAATCCCAACTTAATGCTCATGAGATCGATGCCATAATTACCCGCGGCAAAGGTCAGGTGAGAAGTAGTTTAATGGCCAAAATTCCATATTTAAAAGTGATTTCCAGATGTGGGGTCGGTCTCGATAATATTGATGTAACGGAAGCATCACAACGAGGCATTAAAGTAGTGAACGCTCCAAACTCCAATGCCAATACCATTGCAGAACACACCATATCCTTGCTTCTACTGTTGCAACGAAATCTGTACAATGCCATTACCATGGTTAAGGAAGGTCGTTGGCAAGAGCGGGGCACTTACGTAGGCGATGAGGTACATGGAAAGACCTTGGGTATTCTAGGCCTTGGCAACATCGGAAAAAAAGTGGCTAAAATTGCCGATGCTTTGGGCATGAACGTAATTTACTGGAGTGCTCAAAAAGAGAATGTCCCCTACCCTTTCGAATCCTTGGATACCGTTTTGAGAACATCGGATTGCATCAGTCTTCATTTGCCTTTAACCCCGGAAACCGAAAACTTAATCAATACCGAGGCACTGGCCAAAATGAAGTCGACGGCACTGCTCATCAATACGGCAAGGGGAAAAATAATTGACCAAAAAGCCTTAAACGATGCCCTATCGAACAAGAAGTTGGGAGGCTTTGCAGCCGATGTCTTGGCTACCGAACCCCCTGAAGAAAATGAATCGCTCATAAAACACCCCAGCACCTATATCACCGCCCATGTTGGGAGTTTAACGGCCACCACCTATACTCAAATGTGTGTTATGACGGTGGAGAATACGTTAAACATCCTTAGAGGTGAGCAACCTAACGGTAACTGTATTTTCAATCGGGACCAACTAACTCAAAATTACTAA
- a CDS encoding VOC family protein, which yields MARAVKINHVALVVSNLEEACKFYEYELGLEPIPAFLFDYPTAFFKFNEEQQLHLTEWEDAYSFRGHICVQVDDINTIFFRMKELGVIDIEPWGNVRQLPDGAIQMFVRDPSGNLVELSSEPGTHIDPKIFEDELFKPGIYVSGRNDFRGYKSKDATLYHKK from the coding sequence ATGGCAAGAGCAGTGAAAATAAACCATGTGGCCCTTGTGGTAAGCAACCTTGAGGAAGCTTGTAAATTTTACGAATACGAACTGGGCCTAGAACCCATCCCTGCATTCTTATTCGATTACCCGACGGCCTTTTTCAAATTTAACGAAGAACAGCAATTACACTTAACGGAGTGGGAAGATGCCTATTCCTTCCGTGGGCATATTTGTGTTCAAGTGGACGATATCAATACGATTTTCTTCCGGATGAAAGAATTAGGTGTTATTGACATTGAGCCTTGGGGGAATGTGCGCCAATTGCCCGATGGGGCCATACAAATGTTCGTACGTGACCCTTCGGGAAATTTAGTAGAACTGTCTTCCGAACCGGGTACACATATTGATCCTAAGATTTTTGAAGACGAACTATTTAAACCGGGAATTTATGTCTCTGGCAGAAACGATTTTAGGGGTTACAAGTCCAAGGATGCTACCTTATACCATAAAAAATAG
- a CDS encoding mandelate racemase/muconate lactonizing enzyme family protein — protein MQITNVEAFWLRCPIPKEKQHFSDYGLLTNFDMTLVVITTDSGLKGFGEAKAAVGSSGSCASIVSCIENEIKPILLGKDARHITRIWEHIYNGTRDHYSLSRGRKFPILGRRGLTISAMSGVDTALWDLKGKALGVPIVELLGGSCREKMPAYASGGWAKADAIGEQLLGYTSKGFSGVKMRVGVMDETVQESVKRVQAAREALPDHIKLMTDAHGTFSVPEAKQFCRGVANCNLYWFEEPISPDNRTGTAEVRASTHIPIAAGESEYTAFDVRDMIAERALDVVQPDCAIIGGITEAMRVSQLAHTYQLELAPHCWGSAFSFMAGVSVAFASPSANVIEFSLGGNPMMYDLVEEQITVDANGMLSEPERPGLGLTPNWDFVNEFKQ, from the coding sequence ATGCAGATTACGAATGTAGAGGCCTTTTGGCTCCGGTGTCCTATCCCAAAGGAGAAACAGCATTTCTCGGATTATGGCCTCCTGACCAATTTTGATATGACGCTTGTGGTCATCACAACAGATTCCGGACTCAAAGGTTTTGGGGAAGCGAAAGCTGCGGTAGGTTCCTCGGGTTCCTGTGCAAGCATTGTAAGTTGTATCGAGAATGAAATCAAACCTATATTACTGGGTAAGGATGCACGGCATATCACGCGCATCTGGGAACATATCTATAACGGTACGCGCGACCATTATTCCCTGTCCAGAGGACGCAAATTTCCTATTTTGGGAAGGCGCGGTTTAACGATATCCGCTATGAGCGGGGTCGACACCGCTCTTTGGGACCTAAAAGGAAAAGCGCTTGGGGTGCCAATCGTAGAACTGTTGGGTGGTAGCTGCAGGGAAAAAATGCCCGCGTATGCCAGTGGTGGTTGGGCCAAAGCGGATGCCATTGGCGAACAATTACTAGGCTATACCTCAAAAGGATTTTCCGGCGTAAAAATGCGTGTCGGGGTCATGGACGAAACCGTTCAAGAAAGTGTAAAGAGAGTACAGGCCGCACGGGAAGCTTTGCCAGACCATATCAAGTTGATGACCGATGCCCATGGTACTTTTAGTGTACCGGAAGCCAAACAATTTTGTAGGGGCGTGGCTAATTGCAATCTCTATTGGTTCGAAGAACCCATCAGTCCGGATAATAGAACCGGAACTGCAGAAGTTAGGGCGAGTACCCATATTCCTATAGCAGCCGGGGAAAGTGAATATACCGCTTTTGATGTTCGTGATATGATCGCCGAGCGGGCCTTGGACGTTGTGCAACCGGATTGTGCCATAATTGGTGGAATTACAGAGGCGATGCGCGTTTCGCAGTTGGCACATACGTACCAACTGGAACTGGCCCCACATTGTTGGGGATCTGCCTTTTCGTTCATGGCGGGGGTATCGGTAGCCTTTGCTTCGCCCTCCGCTAACGTTATTGAGTTCTCCTTGGGCGGTAATCCGATGATGTATGATCTGGTCGAAGAGCAAATAACCGTAGATGCCAACGGGATGCTTTCCGAACCGGAAAGACCTGGCCTGGGCCTAACCCCAAATTGGGATTTTGTAAACGAATTTAAACAGTAG
- a CDS encoding sugar phosphate isomerase/epimerase family protein has protein sequence MKLAIHNWMRAESLESTLSRIAGMGYSHLEIQGTPESYDTKAVKAQMDSYGIQCWGSVTLMLEERNMLAKDKGQRRMSVQYVLDLAKMVKELGGSVISLVPATVGKIIPDARPEEEWEWAVEGIKEVYAYTEANGLKIGIEPINRFETYFINRGAQALALAEAVGPNCGVCLDTFHMNIEEEDMFTTIKNIGDRLVNFHVADNNRMAPGMGHLDWNRIMSTLKEINYDEVLSVEFCAPMDRTPANPYPNSIDEAPVGLSDEQLKFLQDHGSSAVTEEFYTMLTQKSMDTLKPYL, from the coding sequence ATGAAATTAGCGATACACAATTGGATGCGGGCGGAATCCTTGGAAAGCACCCTATCCCGGATTGCCGGCATGGGCTACTCCCATCTCGAAATCCAAGGCACTCCAGAAAGTTATGACACCAAAGCTGTAAAAGCACAGATGGATTCCTATGGCATTCAATGCTGGGGCTCCGTTACGTTGATGCTCGAAGAACGCAATATGTTGGCCAAGGATAAGGGGCAGCGCCGGATGTCCGTTCAATACGTTCTGGACCTCGCCAAAATGGTTAAGGAATTGGGTGGTTCCGTCATTTCATTGGTTCCCGCAACGGTCGGTAAAATCATCCCTGATGCACGCCCAGAGGAGGAATGGGAATGGGCCGTGGAGGGCATCAAAGAAGTATATGCCTATACCGAAGCCAACGGTTTAAAAATAGGTATTGAACCTATTAATCGTTTTGAAACGTACTTTATCAATCGTGGGGCGCAGGCACTTGCTTTGGCAGAAGCCGTAGGTCCCAATTGTGGGGTGTGCCTGGACACTTTTCATATGAATATTGAGGAAGAGGATATGTTCACTACCATCAAAAATATTGGCGACCGACTCGTTAACTTTCATGTGGCGGACAATAATCGCATGGCACCAGGTATGGGACATTTGGATTGGAACCGTATCATGTCCACCCTTAAAGAAATAAATTACGACGAAGTTTTATCTGTGGAGTTTTGTGCGCCTATGGACCGTACCCCTGCCAATCCCTATCCGAATTCGATTGACGAGGCACCGGTAGGGTTAAGTGATGAACAATTGAAATTTCTACAAGATCACGGTAGTTCTGCAGTTACTGAAGAATTCTACACCATGCTGACCCAAAAATCAATGGACACCTTAAAACCTTATTTATAG
- a CDS encoding (4Fe-4S)-binding protein: MKKDIRKEYSNGELTVIWQPAKCIHAKECIKALPEVYKPEEKPWINPENASTANLKAQIKKCPSGALTYTMNGEEEFRLDGKMVEVTVSENGPLLVKGKLRIKDISGNEKEKDGPTAFCRCGASNNKPYCDGSHNSSGFKG; the protein is encoded by the coding sequence ATGAAAAAAGACATCAGAAAGGAATACTCCAATGGCGAACTGACGGTGATATGGCAACCCGCCAAATGCATTCACGCCAAGGAATGCATCAAAGCCTTACCGGAAGTTTACAAACCCGAAGAGAAACCTTGGATTAACCCAGAAAATGCAAGTACCGCAAACTTGAAGGCACAGATTAAGAAATGTCCATCCGGGGCATTGACCTATACGATGAACGGAGAGGAAGAATTCCGATTGGATGGTAAAATGGTAGAAGTAACAGTGTCCGAGAATGGCCCGCTGCTCGTAAAGGGAAAACTCCGTATTAAGGATATATCCGGCAATGAAAAGGAAAAGGATGGCCCGACCGCCTTTTGTCGTTGTGGAGCATCCAATAACAAACCTTATTGTGACGGATCTCACAATTCCTCGGGATTTAAAGGTTGA
- a CDS encoding GNAT family N-acetyltransferase, protein MSIALDVQDNPSAKQYEAHIEVVTARIEYIKAKDKIYLTHTEVPQALKGKGIGSALVLKALEDIEEKGLTLVPLCPFVALYLKRHPEWKRLVMKGINIE, encoded by the coding sequence ATGAGTATAGCATTAGACGTTCAGGACAATCCCTCCGCCAAACAATATGAAGCCCATATTGAAGTTGTGACCGCCAGAATTGAATACATTAAAGCAAAAGACAAAATTTACCTTACCCATACGGAAGTACCCCAAGCCCTTAAAGGAAAAGGAATAGGTTCCGCCTTAGTGTTAAAAGCCCTCGAAGATATAGAGGAAAAAGGATTAACCTTGGTGCCCTTATGCCCATTTGTGGCCCTCTACCTTAAAAGACATCCGGAGTGGAAAAGATTAGTAATGAAGGGTATTAATATTGAATAG
- a CDS encoding single-stranded DNA-binding protein, giving the protein MNALKNKVQLIGNLGQDPEIVNLDGGTKLAKFSIATSDSYKNAKGEKVEDTQWHNVVAWGKTAEIVENFLTKGKQVAVEGKLTHRSYETKEGEKRYITEVRCNELLMLGK; this is encoded by the coding sequence ATGAACGCACTTAAAAACAAAGTACAGTTGATTGGAAACTTGGGTCAGGACCCAGAAATTGTAAACCTTGACGGGGGAACTAAATTGGCAAAATTTTCCATAGCTACATCGGATAGCTACAAAAACGCCAAGGGTGAAAAAGTTGAGGATACCCAGTGGCACAATGTCGTGGCCTGGGGTAAAACAGCCGAAATCGTAGAGAACTTTTTAACCAAGGGGAAACAGGTTGCCGTAGAGGGGAAATTAACACACCGATCCTACGAAACCAAAGAAGGGGAGAAGCGATATATTACCGAGGTACGATGCAATGAGCTCTTGATGCTTGGGAAATAG
- a CDS encoding gliding motility-associated C-terminal domain-containing protein: MNNKYFTLLMVLLSSLLCGQEVRNFGDLEIHENAQLGFYSAVENDGSLFASSGLVGFYGTTSYSFSGSFIPNIYDLEIANEEGVFLELPISVSNHMNFIYGNIATDRDQEYNFLELGNRATYQGESNFSKINGFAQSTVNESYIFPVGDAFYFRPLALKTSADNTVFKCAYFFENPLAQYSDNRNSGSDILAISQNEFWKLRGSSPVSVSLIWDNRSSLLALSSITQNITVIGYHKIQKEWVDLGASEITGTIYEGWVTSEDFIPDEYEVLTFGSVERTAPLANKRYNYILTPNDDGLNDFLYIPELENYRQNKLMVFDRNGLKVFEVENYTNEFTGMSGINIPSLNRDAGLPQGIYYYLVHLNNEELNMQGFLYLQRE; encoded by the coding sequence ATGAACAATAAATATTTTACGCTTTTAATGGTTCTGTTATCCTCACTTTTGTGTGGACAAGAAGTTCGCAATTTCGGCGACTTGGAAATCCACGAAAACGCCCAATTGGGTTTTTATTCCGCAGTTGAAAATGACGGAAGCTTGTTTGCATCATCTGGTCTGGTAGGCTTTTATGGGACTACTTCGTATTCGTTTTCCGGGTCCTTTATTCCGAATATATATGATTTAGAAATTGCCAATGAGGAAGGCGTTTTCCTAGAATTACCGATTAGCGTAAGCAACCACATGAATTTCATTTATGGGAATATCGCAACCGATAGGGACCAAGAATATAATTTTCTGGAACTTGGCAATCGAGCGACCTATCAAGGAGAATCTAATTTTTCTAAGATAAACGGCTTTGCACAAAGCACGGTCAACGAATCCTACATATTTCCAGTTGGAGATGCGTTCTATTTCCGCCCATTAGCCTTAAAAACTAGCGCAGATAACACGGTCTTTAAATGTGCTTACTTCTTTGAGAATCCACTTGCCCAATATTCCGATAATAGAAATTCGGGTAGTGACATACTTGCCATAAGCCAGAATGAATTCTGGAAGCTTCGGGGTAGTTCGCCGGTTTCGGTCAGCTTAATTTGGGACAATAGAAGTTCGCTATTGGCCTTAAGCTCCATAACCCAAAACATTACCGTAATAGGCTATCATAAAATACAGAAGGAGTGGGTGGACCTTGGAGCATCGGAAATTACCGGAACTATATACGAAGGGTGGGTAACCTCAGAAGATTTTATCCCAGACGAATACGAAGTCCTGACTTTTGGTTCAGTGGAAAGAACGGCCCCGCTTGCGAACAAAAGATATAATTATATATTGACACCGAACGATGATGGGCTCAACGATTTCCTATATATCCCTGAACTCGAAAATTACCGGCAGAACAAGCTTATGGTTTTTGATCGTAACGGTTTAAAAGTGTTTGAAGTAGAAAACTATACCAATGAATTTACGGGCATGTCAGGCATTAATATTCCATCCTTGAATAGGGATGCCGGATTACCACAGGGCATTTATTATTATCTGGTGCATCTAAACAATGAAGAGCTTAACATGCAGGGCTTTTTATATCTGCAACGGGAATAA
- a CDS encoding DUF7151 family protein, whose translation MPFSKFTIFYTVLAFFVGSFTYGQVKIGDDVSTIHDTSLLELESTTKVLVLTRVTTTQMLSLTPLSGGMVFNTDTGCVHSYTGTNWVSLCDSNSGMFSFVDNNDGTFTINYADGSDFTSSDLTGPQGEKGETGDTGATGPQGVQGETGPQGIQGEKGDTGDTGPTGPQGIQGETGPQGIQGETGPQGPQGIQGETGNTGPQGLQGIQGETGLQGPQGIQGEKGDTGDTGAAGPQGIQGETGDTGPQGVQGEAGPQGIPGAKGDTGETGPQGIQGETGPQGATGPQGEKGDTGDTGATGPQGIQGETGPQGPQGIQGETGPQGIQGEKGDTGDTGPQGAIGSQGEKGDTGDIGATGPQGIQGETGPQGIQGEKGDTGETGPQGIQGETGPQGATGPQGEKGDTGDTGATGPQGIQGETGPQGPQGIQGAKGDTGDTGPQGIQGETGPEGPSGNDGTNGEDGNNSLIVSTDEPIGANCTNGGIRVDSGLDDNSNGTLEASEIDVTEYVCNGGNGGNGANGMNCWDTNENGTNDPSEDTNGDGNFNSLDCKGDKGDNGPNGPKGDKGDKGDQGPQGNPATDDQTLSTNNSPGNISISEGNTIVLNVDDDDADASNEIQVLSKSGNTITLSNSGGSITETKTSIAQNISTGVITHNSEDGASQSVNVISANTNNGISVGTDGGAYSYNPIKAYGKFDSSTGVVNSSFGITNIVVISTGKYRIEFSESRASSNYVVQLTVHKTSTDNISLYVNAQTTTYFEVNMRNYTLGMPASSNHDFSFTVLE comes from the coding sequence ATGCCATTCTCAAAATTTACAATCTTTTATACTGTTTTAGCTTTTTTCGTAGGATCCTTTACCTATGGTCAAGTTAAGATAGGTGATGATGTCAGCACCATACATGACACTTCGCTACTAGAATTGGAAAGTACAACCAAAGTATTGGTACTTACCAGGGTGACTACCACCCAAATGCTTTCTTTGACCCCATTATCCGGAGGGATGGTCTTTAATACCGATACCGGCTGTGTTCATTCTTATACCGGTACGAACTGGGTAAGCTTGTGCGACTCCAATTCCGGTATGTTTTCCTTTGTCGATAATAACGATGGAACCTTCACCATCAATTATGCAGATGGATCTGATTTCACCTCTAGTGATTTAACCGGACCACAAGGTGAAAAAGGTGAAACTGGCGATACAGGTGCCACAGGACCCCAAGGAGTTCAGGGAGAAACTGGACCACAGGGAATACAAGGTGAAAAAGGTGATACAGGAGACACAGGCCCAACAGGTCCGCAAGGAATACAAGGTGAAACAGGACCACAGGGAATACAGGGAGAAACTGGTCCGCAAGGACCGCAAGGGATTCAAGGGGAGACCGGAAATACTGGTCCACAAGGACTTCAAGGCATTCAAGGGGAAACCGGACTTCAAGGACCGCAAGGAATTCAGGGTGAAAAAGGGGACACTGGAGATACCGGAGCAGCAGGACCCCAAGGGATTCAAGGAGAAACCGGAGATACGGGCCCACAGGGAGTGCAGGGCGAAGCTGGACCTCAAGGAATACCAGGTGCAAAAGGAGATACCGGAGAAACTGGGCCACAAGGAATTCAGGGTGAAACTGGACCTCAGGGCGCAACAGGTCCACAGGGGGAAAAGGGTGATACTGGCGATACTGGGGCAACAGGACCACAGGGAATTCAAGGTGAAACTGGTCCTCAAGGACCGCAAGGGATTCAAGGGGAAACTGGGCCACAGGGAATACAGGGAGAAAAAGGAGATACCGGAGATACTGGACCTCAGGGTGCAATAGGTTCTCAGGGAGAAAAGGGTGATACTGGCGATATTGGGGCAACAGGTCCACAAGGAATCCAAGGGGAAACTGGGCCACAGGGAATACAGGGAGAAAAAGGAGATACCGGAGAAACAGGGCCTCAGGGCATCCAGGGAGAAACTGGACCTCAGGGCGCAACAGGTCCACAGGGGGAAAAGGGTGATACTGGCGATACTGGGGCAACAGGACCACAGGGAATTCAGGGGGAAACTGGTCCGCAAGGACCGCAAGGGATTCAAGGCGCAAAAGGAGATACTGGCGATACAGGTCCGCAGGGAATACAGGGTGAAACTGGACCTGAGGGTCCTTCAGGTAATGATGGAACCAATGGAGAAGATGGCAATAACAGCTTAATAGTAAGCACAGATGAGCCTATTGGTGCTAACTGCACCAATGGAGGTATCCGTGTTGATAGTGGACTGGATGACAACAGCAACGGTACGCTTGAAGCTAGTGAAATAGATGTCACAGAATATGTATGCAATGGAGGTAATGGAGGAAATGGCGCTAATGGAATGAACTGTTGGGATACCAACGAAAATGGCACCAATGACCCCTCGGAAGATACCAATGGAGATGGTAATTTTAATTCGTTGGATTGTAAAGGGGACAAAGGTGATAACGGGCCCAATGGTCCGAAAGGAGACAAGGGTGACAAAGGCGATCAAGGACCACAGGGAAATCCCGCAACGGATGACCAAACGCTAAGCACAAACAATTCACCGGGAAACATTTCTATCTCCGAGGGTAATACGATTGTCTTAAATGTGGATGATGATGATGCTGACGCATCCAACGAAATCCAAGTCTTATCAAAATCTGGAAACACCATAACCCTAAGCAATTCGGGTGGAAGCATTACCGAAACCAAAACATCAATTGCACAGAATATAAGTACAGGTGTAATTACTCATAATAGCGAAGATGGAGCTTCACAATCCGTGAACGTTATAAGTGCCAATACCAATAACGGTATCTCCGTGGGAACAGATGGCGGCGCGTATTCTTACAATCCTATTAAAGCCTATGGCAAGTTTGATTCTTCAACAGGAGTTGTTAATTCTTCCTTTGGTATTACAAACATAGTTGTTATAAGTACCGGTAAGTATAGAATAGAATTTAGTGAATCTAGGGCAAGTTCAAATTATGTAGTTCAATTAACCGTACACAAAACATCTACCGACAATATTTCCCTTTACGTAAATGCTCAAACAACTACTTACTTTGAGGTAAATATGAGAAATTATACGTTAGGCATGCCTGCTAGCTCCAACCATGATTTTTCATTTACTGTCCTAGAATAA